The DNA sequence taataaatggtGATGAAATATGCCTTTTATAATATCggtaaatatattaatcaatatattcaaataGATTTTAGAtttgcaaaaaataataaactaaaaatacCATTTAGctttttttccgaaaaatattcaAGACTTTACCCATGGTGACAAATGAAGTTTAGTGCCTGATGTTAGGAATATATGATAGATTCTGGGTTTTGTATAGTTTTTATTGATGTTCAAATTGACTTTTCCTACAAATATATAACCACTTTAAGTAAGTAGACCAATCAtatgttttttagttttaataaaaataagccAAAAAGGAATTATAAGTGTGGCCTGTTTTCGAAATAGAAGTCATTTATTCTCCTTGTATTATCAAAACAACTGTAAGAATGTCATGGCACAAAAAAGAGGAATATAAGATCCCTAATAAATACTAATGTTACAATAAAATTCCACAAATTTATTATGTTTTCTCCATTTGAAAGATTACCATATGGTCTGGCAATGCAAGTTCTTAAATGCTAATAGAATGTAATATTCAGATACCAATATTTCCTCGCTTTTTCCAATAGTGAAGGTACCCAAGGGGTAGCATCCCTTTATAATCTCCTGTTCTATTTCATTGTATCAACTAAGGAGGATAGAGAAACATGGCAACAAAGAGCAAGGGTCGCCAAAAGATTGTTATGGCAAAAATGAGCAAGGAAAGTAATCTCAGGGTTACATTCTCCAAGAGGCGTTGTGGGTTATTCAAGAAAGCGAGTGAGCTTAGCACCCTATGTGGTGTGGAGATTGCAATCATCGTCTTCTCTCCTGGGAAAAAAGTTTTCTCATTTGGATATCCGAACGTTGAACAAATCCTTGAAAAGTTCCTCAATGCTCGGGACCCGAGTCCAATGAATTCGACCAACCTTCAACTTGTACAGGCTCTTCGCAGTGCAAGGGTTCGTCTACTCAACAAGGAACTCTCTGAGTTGCTTATATATTCGGAAGAGCAGAAGAAACAAGGGGAGGAGctcataaaattgaaaaagcaaCGACAAGAAATGTTCTGGTGGGAGGCTCTGATTGATGATCTTCGATTTGAACAACTTGATATGTTGAAAACAGGTATGGAGGACCTCAAGAGAAGCATCGCAACACACGCTCAGAATCTTGTGATGATGGAACACGCACTAGCACTAGATGGGTGTAGCACCAGCACTGGACTTTCAATGACACCAAATGGATTTAATCTCGGGCACGGATGTGGACATCCAATTGTGTATCAAAATTAGGGAACCCAACTAGGGGTGTGAGGCATAAAGGAGCTGAATTATAAGAACTTGTCGTAAGTGGtcttttgttaaaacattttatatatgtttgtacaATAAGAAAACCAAGCTATCTATCATGATTTTTGTCTTGGTTTGTGCTACTCATTTAATCATTTCTTTCTTGATATCATGATGAATAAAAGATTTTAATGTTGTTTTCTCTATTTTGGTTtcataatattatcatttaatttattcaGTTGCTAAAAGTTGTTAGTTCTTATACTCTTTATATATTGATGTTTAGTATAAGTGTCACTTTAAACAATgttaatttctttattatatCTTCATCTTTGTGGGGCCACGTAGAAAACCATCTATGTACAATCTTTTGGATATAGATTGGTCATGGTCTCTTGATAGACCCTAGAGTAATATTCGAgtgataaaacagttcacaTTTGTATATAGTCCAATAATTGAAAATCTTAAAtggctttaaattatttttcccgGAACCAGGGGAGAACTTTGTTCTCTGTTTGAGAATGGAATtagtaaattttacatattaagtatatattttttgcaacCTTATAATCATAGGATGGTTATTCACTACTGAAAGTTCCTTGGTCAGTGTGTGGGCCGCATCTCGTTGGTAATACAGGTGATTATCTCCTGCCAGAGT is a window from the Daucus carota subsp. sativus chromosome 8, DH1 v3.0, whole genome shotgun sequence genome containing:
- the LOC108203873 gene encoding agamous-like MADS-box protein AGL62 gives rise to the protein MATKSKGRQKIVMAKMSKESNLRVTFSKRRCGLFKKASELSTLCGVEIAIIVFSPGKKVFSFGYPNVEQILEKFLNARDPSPMNSTNLQLVQALRSARVRLLNKELSELLIYSEEQKKQGEELIKLKKQRQEMFWWEALIDDLRFEQLDMLKTGMEDLKRSIATHAQNLVMMEHALALDGCSTSTGLSMTPNGFNLGHGCGHPIVYQN